From Streptomyces yatensis, one genomic window encodes:
- a CDS encoding PQQ-dependent sugar dehydrogenase has product MKVRTRSSAIIGTICLVASLALTTASADQPAAPRQAAAKVALKKVATAQNPTAGAAGPGGTVWIAERPGTVRVLDDQGLGEPVLDISDETTTDGERGLLGIAFDKEFAHFYISFTNLEGTSTVDEFAMRDGKIQPDTRRTVLTQTQPYSNHNGGDIKFGPDGYLYIALGDGGAGGDPHGNGQKLDTLLGKILRIDPSGGEPYAIPPDNPFVDDPDAKDEIWAYGLRNPWRFSFDAGTGDLLIGDVGQNDWEEIDWAPANSKGGENYGWSQMEGTHPFRGGTEPANHVPPVHEYDRTNLGCSVTGGYVYRGNAIPDLKGQYVYSDYCDGTVRSLQMENGKVTGANDLGVNGGEVISFAQGGDGELYVLAIGGSISRIDPV; this is encoded by the coding sequence GTGAAAGTTCGCACCAGAAGTTCGGCGATCATCGGCACCATCTGCCTCGTCGCTTCCCTCGCCCTGACCACGGCCTCCGCCGACCAGCCCGCCGCCCCACGGCAGGCAGCGGCGAAGGTCGCGCTCAAGAAGGTGGCCACGGCCCAGAATCCGACCGCCGGCGCCGCCGGTCCCGGAGGTACGGTCTGGATTGCCGAGCGCCCGGGCACCGTAAGGGTTCTGGATGATCAGGGACTGGGCGAACCCGTCCTCGACATCTCCGACGAGACCACCACCGACGGCGAGCGCGGCCTGCTGGGCATCGCGTTCGACAAGGAATTCGCGCACTTCTACATCTCGTTTACGAACCTCGAAGGCACCAGCACCGTGGACGAGTTCGCCATGCGGGACGGCAAGATCCAGCCGGACACCCGGCGCACCGTCCTCACCCAGACGCAGCCGTACTCGAACCACAACGGCGGCGACATCAAGTTCGGCCCCGACGGCTACCTCTACATCGCCTTGGGCGACGGGGGCGCGGGTGGCGACCCGCACGGCAACGGGCAGAAACTCGACACGCTCCTCGGCAAGATCCTGCGGATCGACCCGAGCGGCGGCGAGCCGTACGCGATTCCGCCGGACAACCCGTTCGTGGACGACCCGGACGCGAAGGACGAAATCTGGGCGTACGGGCTGCGCAATCCGTGGCGGTTCTCCTTCGACGCGGGCACGGGCGACCTGCTGATCGGTGACGTCGGCCAGAACGACTGGGAGGAGATCGACTGGGCCCCGGCGAACAGCAAGGGCGGCGAGAATTACGGCTGGTCCCAGATGGAGGGCACCCATCCCTTCCGCGGCGGCACGGAGCCCGCGAACCATGTGCCGCCGGTCCACGAATACGACCGCACCAATCTGGGCTGCTCGGTGACCGGCGGCTACGTCTACCGAGGCAACGCGATCCCGGACCTCAAGGGTCAGTACGTGTACAGCGACTACTGCGACGGCACCGTCCGCTCTCTGCAGATGGAGAACGGCAAGGTGACCGGCGCGAACGACCTCGGCGTCAACGGCGGCGAGGTCATCTCGTTCGCGCAGGGCGGCGATGGCGAGCTGTACGTGCTCGCCATAGGCGGCAGCATCTCCCGCATCGACCCGGTGTAA
- a CDS encoding class I SAM-dependent DNA methyltransferase, with translation MSVSTRWNGDEYQSRFDRIAAEGGDIHGEAALVRSFRPTTVLDAGCGTGRVAIELARHGIDVVGVDTDESMLATARRLAPEIRWHHQDLVDLDLGLSFDVVVLAGNVPLFTPPGTEPALVAGAAAHVRPAGRLVAGFALDRGYTLDDYDAHCRAAGLTLEARYATWSRDPYTDGNYAVSVHGKVHGKP, from the coding sequence ATGAGCGTGAGCACGAGGTGGAACGGTGACGAGTACCAGTCGCGGTTTGACCGCATCGCCGCCGAAGGCGGGGACATCCACGGTGAAGCCGCGCTGGTCCGGTCCTTCCGGCCCACCACGGTCCTCGACGCGGGGTGCGGTACCGGCAGGGTGGCCATCGAGCTGGCCCGTCACGGGATCGACGTGGTGGGCGTGGACACCGACGAGTCGATGCTCGCCACCGCCCGGCGGCTGGCCCCGGAGATCCGCTGGCATCACCAGGATCTGGTCGACCTCGACCTGGGGTTGTCCTTCGATGTCGTGGTGCTGGCGGGCAATGTCCCTCTGTTCACCCCGCCGGGAACGGAACCGGCCCTGGTGGCCGGGGCGGCGGCCCACGTACGCCCGGCGGGGCGTCTCGTCGCGGGTTTCGCCCTGGACCGCGGTTACACACTGGACGACTACGACGCGCACTGCCGTGCGGCGGGACTCACCCTCGAAGCCAGGTACGCGACGTGGTCCCGCGACCCTTACACCGACGGGAACTACGCCGTTTCCGTGCATGGCAAGGTGCATGGCAAGCCCTAG
- a CDS encoding NAD(P)-binding protein, protein MTASHPPAAAAPLTLGSLTLRNRLVATAHASGFVRDGLPLRGDAEYWGRLAAGGAALLICGGTTVAPESAPRQGNILQLHRPEAVQPLRARVNAIHAEGAIAVCQLVHLGRETLGAPSYYAPVAPSAVRSPREPTAPRALLGSEIDDVVEAFRVSSAHALAAGFDGIELHAAHGYLLEQFLSPRTNPRRDGLEVLERVIAAIRGLSPAAPLGVRLSVDASEDVALSPDELAELLPAVDPLVDYVNVTVGVRTTYVRDMATERPPVLDDLARLRSLITRPLVASHAFRTAAAVGDALAAGADLVGMARALIADPDLPRKVLTGRETEVRPCVACNEDCRTFDPVLLCVVNPDLAPPGEPRRPAAPLVRAWEPPRVTGRRVAVVGAGPAGLECALSLARAKVADVVLFEAADRLGGQLSTAALAPHRAGWGALLGFYERTLSAMGVDVRLGRTAEPGGGLDAFDAVVLATGAVETSPLVEAGAVGSSAALARGVASLAGAGHVLVADDGFGWWPGCDVVELAVAAGVPRITFVTPGTAFAGAIPPESRVQLLQRLSGTCDLDIMPLCTATGIGPEGVAVAHHASGGTTTVAADQVVVVGERRPRTAPDCANPLVLTIGDAVVPRRVAHAIAEGREAAARIASALRHGMASTR, encoded by the coding sequence GTGACCGCATCACACCCTCCGGCCGCCGCCGCACCGCTGACCCTCGGTTCACTGACCCTGCGCAACCGGCTCGTCGCCACCGCCCACGCCAGCGGTTTCGTACGGGACGGGCTGCCGCTCAGGGGCGACGCCGAGTACTGGGGCCGGCTGGCGGCCGGCGGCGCGGCGCTGCTGATCTGCGGCGGTACGACGGTGGCGCCGGAGTCCGCGCCACGGCAGGGAAACATCCTTCAGCTCCATCGCCCGGAGGCGGTCCAGCCGCTGCGAGCGCGGGTCAACGCCATCCACGCCGAAGGCGCGATCGCCGTCTGCCAGCTTGTCCATCTCGGCCGGGAGACACTCGGCGCACCGTCGTACTACGCACCGGTCGCTCCCTCGGCCGTACGTTCTCCCCGCGAGCCGACAGCGCCGCGCGCCCTGCTCGGCAGCGAGATCGACGATGTGGTGGAGGCGTTCCGCGTATCGTCCGCCCACGCCCTGGCGGCCGGGTTCGACGGGATCGAACTCCACGCCGCCCACGGCTACCTGCTGGAGCAATTCCTCTCGCCACGCACCAACCCGCGCCGCGACGGGCTCGAGGTGCTGGAACGTGTGATCGCCGCGATACGCGGACTGTCGCCCGCCGCACCGCTGGGCGTCCGTCTCAGCGTCGACGCGTCGGAGGACGTGGCACTGAGCCCGGACGAATTGGCCGAACTGCTGCCCGCCGTCGATCCGTTGGTCGACTACGTCAACGTCACCGTCGGCGTACGCACCACATACGTCCGGGACATGGCCACCGAGCGCCCTCCGGTGCTGGACGACCTGGCGCGTCTGCGGTCGCTCATCACCCGGCCGCTCGTTGCGTCGCACGCCTTCCGCACCGCGGCCGCGGTGGGGGACGCCCTCGCGGCCGGAGCCGATCTGGTGGGCATGGCGCGCGCCCTCATCGCCGACCCGGACCTGCCGCGCAAGGTGCTCACGGGACGTGAGACGGAGGTCCGGCCCTGCGTGGCCTGCAACGAGGACTGCCGGACGTTCGACCCGGTACTGCTGTGCGTGGTCAACCCGGACCTCGCACCGCCCGGCGAACCGCGTCGCCCCGCCGCACCGCTGGTGCGCGCATGGGAGCCGCCACGCGTCACCGGACGGCGCGTGGCCGTCGTGGGGGCGGGACCCGCGGGCCTGGAGTGCGCGCTGAGCCTCGCCCGCGCCAAAGTGGCGGATGTCGTCCTCTTCGAGGCCGCCGACCGGCTGGGCGGACAGCTCTCCACGGCGGCCCTGGCGCCCCACCGCGCCGGGTGGGGCGCACTGCTCGGCTTCTACGAACGGACGCTGTCCGCCATGGGTGTCGATGTACGGCTGGGGCGGACCGCGGAGCCGGGCGGTGGACTCGACGCGTTCGACGCCGTGGTGCTGGCCACGGGAGCGGTGGAGACGTCACCGCTGGTCGAGGCCGGGGCGGTGGGGTCGTCGGCCGCGCTGGCGCGGGGAGTCGCGTCCTTGGCCGGTGCCGGCCATGTGCTGGTGGCCGACGATGGATTCGGCTGGTGGCCCGGATGCGATGTCGTGGAACTGGCCGTGGCCGCGGGAGTTCCCCGCATCACCTTCGTCACCCCGGGAACGGCCTTCGCCGGAGCCATCCCGCCCGAGAGCCGCGTCCAGCTGCTGCAACGGCTGTCAGGCACCTGCGACCTGGACATCATGCCGCTGTGCACGGCAACCGGCATCGGCCCCGAGGGCGTCGCCGTCGCTCACCACGCCTCCGGAGGGACCACGACGGTGGCGGCGGACCAGGTCGTCGTCGTGGGGGAACGCCGCCCACGCACCGCCCCGGACTGCGCCAACCCCCTGGTGCTCACCATCGGCGACGCCGTGGTGCCGCGACGTGTCGCACACGCGATCGCCGAGGGCCGGGAAGCCGCCGCGAGAATCGCCTCCGCGCTACGACACGGTATGGCGTCCACGCGGTGA
- the icmF gene encoding fused isobutyryl-CoA mutase/GTPase IcmF — protein sequence MSDLHRPAHPVRLVTASALFDGHDASINIMRRIFQSQGAEVIHLGHNRSVREVVDAALEEDAHGVAVSSYQGGHVEYFEYLVESLRAQGAEHVRVVGGGGGVIVPEEIDRLRGSGVTIFSPEDGQRMGLAGMINSVIKDCDFDLWDGRPADIAALLAGDRFAIARAITGAELGKLSPDFLEQLRAAAAARVTPVLGITGTGGSGKSSLTDELVRRFRVDQQDKLRVAVIAVDPTRRRGGGALLGDRIRMNSLDGNRVFFRSLATRNSRELPEHLADVIDVVKAAGFDLVIVETPGIGQGDAAIVPFVDTSMYVMTPEFGAASQLEKIDMLDFADVVAINKFERRGAKDALRDVGRQLVRNREAFGMRPEEMPVYGSSAATFNDDGVTALYQHLKGTLAEKGLPLTEGRLAPVDVRHSSGIRQVVPAERVRYLAEISELVRGYHAETDRLAESARRVQRLEAVEGELVEVGSDAGNVRSLLEDARRNLPHEVTERIENWPAVVASYSGDEQIVKIRDREIRTTLTRESLSGNKIPRVALPRFTDHGELVRFWRRENLPGHFPFTAGVFPFKRDGEDPARMFAGEGDPFRTNRRFKLLSEGQPATRLSTAFDSVTLYGRDPDERPDNYGKVGTSGVSVATLEDMKALFDGFDLVAQTTSVSMTINGPAPAILAFFLNTTIDQQIERFRTAEGRDPSPEEAAELRAHALGSVRGTVQADILKEDQGQNTCLFSTEFSLRMMADIQEWFIANKVRNFYSVSISGYHIAEAGANPISQLAFTLANGFTYVESYLARGMHIDDFSPNLSFFFSNGMDPEYSVLGRVARRIWAVAMKEKYGANERSQKLKYHVQTSGRSLHAQEMDFNDIRTTLQALIAIYDNCNSLHTNAYDEAVTTPTEDSVRRALAIQLIINREWGLAMNENPLQGSFIIDELTDLVEEAVLEEFERISERGGVLGAMETGYQRGRIQDESMLYEQRKHDGTLPIIGVNTFRNPHADTAEPDAIELARATEEEKQSQLARVRDFQARHQETAHAALAALKDAAMSDRNVFTVLMDAARVCSLQQITDAFFEVGGQYRRNV from the coding sequence ATGAGTGATCTGCACCGTCCTGCGCACCCCGTCCGCCTGGTCACCGCCTCGGCGCTGTTCGACGGGCATGACGCGTCGATCAACATCATGCGGCGGATCTTCCAGTCCCAGGGCGCGGAGGTGATCCACCTCGGTCACAACCGGTCGGTGCGGGAGGTCGTGGACGCGGCGCTGGAGGAGGACGCGCACGGTGTCGCGGTCTCGTCCTACCAGGGCGGTCACGTGGAGTACTTCGAGTACCTGGTGGAGTCGCTGCGTGCCCAGGGGGCGGAGCACGTCCGGGTGGTGGGCGGTGGTGGCGGCGTCATCGTGCCCGAGGAGATCGACCGGCTGCGCGGCAGCGGAGTGACCATCTTCTCCCCGGAGGACGGGCAGCGGATGGGCCTGGCCGGGATGATCAACTCGGTGATCAAGGACTGCGACTTCGACCTGTGGGACGGCAGGCCGGCCGACATCGCCGCCCTGCTCGCCGGCGACCGGTTCGCGATCGCCCGCGCCATCACCGGCGCCGAACTCGGCAAGCTGTCCCCGGACTTCCTGGAACAGCTGCGTGCGGCCGCGGCGGCGCGGGTCACACCGGTGCTCGGCATCACCGGCACCGGCGGCTCGGGCAAGTCGTCGCTCACCGATGAGTTGGTGCGCCGGTTCCGCGTCGACCAGCAGGACAAGCTGCGGGTCGCGGTGATCGCGGTCGACCCGACCCGCCGTCGTGGCGGCGGTGCGCTGCTCGGCGACCGGATCCGGATGAACTCCCTGGACGGGAACCGGGTGTTCTTCCGGAGCCTGGCCACGCGCAACAGCCGTGAGCTGCCGGAGCACCTGGCGGATGTGATCGACGTGGTGAAGGCCGCCGGGTTCGACCTGGTGATCGTGGAGACGCCGGGCATCGGCCAGGGCGACGCGGCGATCGTGCCGTTCGTCGACACCTCGATGTATGTGATGACACCCGAGTTCGGCGCGGCCTCGCAGCTGGAGAAGATCGACATGCTCGACTTCGCCGACGTCGTGGCGATCAACAAGTTCGAGCGGCGTGGCGCCAAGGACGCGCTGCGCGATGTGGGCCGTCAACTGGTCCGCAACCGCGAGGCGTTCGGCATGCGGCCGGAGGAGATGCCGGTGTACGGCTCCTCGGCGGCCACGTTCAACGACGACGGTGTCACCGCGCTGTACCAGCATCTGAAGGGCACGCTGGCCGAGAAGGGGCTGCCGCTGACCGAGGGCCGGCTGGCGCCCGTCGATGTGCGTCACTCCTCCGGTATCCGGCAGGTGGTTCCGGCGGAGCGGGTGCGCTACCTCGCCGAGATCAGCGAGCTGGTCCGCGGGTACCACGCCGAGACCGACCGGCTGGCCGAGTCGGCCCGACGGGTGCAGCGGCTGGAGGCGGTGGAGGGCGAACTCGTCGAGGTCGGCTCCGACGCCGGGAATGTGCGGTCGCTGCTCGAGGACGCCCGCCGGAATCTCCCGCACGAGGTCACGGAACGCATCGAGAACTGGCCCGCCGTCGTGGCCTCGTACTCCGGCGACGAGCAGATCGTGAAAATACGGGACCGGGAGATCCGCACCACGCTCACCCGCGAGTCCCTGTCCGGCAACAAGATCCCCCGGGTCGCGCTGCCCCGCTTCACCGACCACGGGGAGCTGGTGCGGTTCTGGCGCCGGGAGAACCTGCCCGGCCACTTCCCGTTCACCGCCGGGGTGTTCCCGTTCAAGCGCGATGGCGAGGACCCGGCGCGGATGTTCGCGGGCGAGGGCGACCCGTTCCGTACCAACCGGCGTTTCAAGCTGCTGTCCGAGGGCCAGCCGGCCACCCGGCTGTCCACCGCGTTCGACTCCGTCACCCTCTACGGCCGTGACCCGGACGAGCGCCCGGACAACTACGGCAAGGTCGGCACCTCCGGGGTGTCGGTGGCGACCCTGGAGGACATGAAGGCGCTCTTCGACGGCTTCGATCTGGTGGCGCAGACGACCTCGGTCTCCATGACCATCAACGGACCGGCGCCGGCCATCCTGGCGTTCTTCCTCAACACCACGATCGACCAGCAGATCGAGAGGTTCCGGACCGCCGAGGGCCGCGACCCGTCGCCCGAGGAGGCGGCCGAACTGCGTGCGCACGCGCTGGGATCCGTGCGCGGCACGGTGCAGGCCGACATCCTCAAGGAGGACCAGGGCCAGAACACCTGCCTGTTCTCCACCGAGTTCTCGCTGCGGATGATGGCGGACATCCAGGAGTGGTTCATCGCCAACAAGGTCCGCAACTTCTACTCGGTGTCCATCTCCGGCTATCACATCGCCGAAGCCGGCGCGAACCCCATCAGCCAGCTGGCCTTCACCCTGGCCAACGGCTTCACCTACGTCGAGTCCTACCTCGCCCGGGGCATGCACATCGACGATTTCTCCCCGAACCTGTCGTTCTTCTTCTCCAACGGCATGGACCCCGAGTACTCCGTGCTCGGCCGGGTCGCCCGCCGGATCTGGGCGGTGGCGATGAAGGAGAAGTACGGTGCGAACGAGCGCAGCCAGAAGCTGAAGTACCACGTCCAGACCTCCGGCCGCTCGCTGCACGCCCAGGAGATGGACTTCAACGACATCCGCACCACGCTGCAGGCGCTCATCGCGATCTACGACAACTGCAACAGCCTGCACACCAACGCCTACGACGAGGCGGTCACCACCCCCACCGAGGACTCGGTCCGCCGGGCCCTGGCCATCCAGCTGATCATCAACCGCGAGTGGGGTCTGGCGATGAACGAGAACCCCCTGCAGGGGTCGTTCATCATCGACGAGCTCACCGATCTGGTGGAGGAGGCCGTCCTCGAGGAGTTCGAGCGGATCAGCGAGCGCGGCGGTGTGCTCGGGGCGATGGAGACCGGCTACCAGCGCGGCCGTATCCAGGACGAGTCGATGCTGTACGAGCAGCGCAAGCACGACGGCACCCTGCCGATCATCGGCGTCAACACCTTCCGCAACCCGCATGCGGACACCGCCGAGCCCGACGCCATCGAACTGGCCCGCGCCACCGAGGAGGAGAAGCAGTCCCAGCTGGCGCGGGTGCGGGACTTCCAGGCCCGCCACCAGGAGACGGCCCATGCCGCGCTGGCCGCGCTCAAGGACGCGGCGATGAGTGACCGCAACGTCTTCACCGTCCTCATGGACGCCGCCCGGGTCTGCTCGCTGCAGCAGATCACCGACGCCTTCTTCGAGGTCGGCGGCCAGTACCGCCGCAACGTCTGA
- a CDS encoding 3-hydroxybutyryl-CoA dehydrogenase — protein MDPVTRLGVVGCGLMGSGVAEVAARHGIDVRVAEATPDAAEAGRRRLTASLGRGVRRGKLSEEERDQALARLSFTHDLGELSDRQFVIEAVAENRDIKTDVLRALDKVVEDPAAILATNTSSIPIVDLAVATERPAQLIGMHFFNPVPVQQLVEVIPALTTSQETVRRTHDIAQQLGKQAIQAPDRSGFVVNALLVPYLLSAVRMVESGSAVPDDIDRGMELGCAHPMGPLRLLDLIGLETIQAVAESMYEEFKEPLYAPPALLRRMVAAGHLGRKSGRGFYIYDA, from the coding sequence ATGGATCCCGTTACCCGTCTCGGCGTCGTCGGCTGCGGCCTCATGGGCTCCGGCGTCGCCGAAGTCGCCGCCCGGCACGGCATCGATGTCCGTGTCGCCGAAGCCACCCCGGACGCCGCCGAGGCGGGCCGCCGTCGTCTGACCGCCTCCCTCGGCAGGGGCGTTCGGCGTGGCAAGCTCAGCGAGGAGGAGCGGGACCAGGCCCTCGCCCGGCTGTCCTTCACACATGACCTCGGTGAGCTGTCCGACCGCCAGTTCGTCATCGAGGCCGTCGCCGAGAACCGCGACATCAAGACCGATGTCCTGCGCGCCCTGGACAAGGTGGTGGAGGACCCGGCGGCGATCCTGGCCACCAACACCTCCTCGATTCCCATCGTCGACCTCGCGGTCGCCACGGAACGGCCCGCCCAGCTCATCGGCATGCACTTCTTCAACCCCGTGCCGGTGCAACAGCTGGTCGAGGTGATCCCCGCGCTCACCACCAGCCAGGAGACCGTGCGGCGCACCCACGACATCGCCCAGCAGCTCGGCAAGCAGGCCATCCAGGCACCCGACCGCTCCGGCTTCGTGGTCAACGCCCTCCTGGTGCCCTACCTGCTCAGCGCGGTGCGCATGGTGGAATCGGGTTCCGCCGTCCCGGACGACATCGACCGGGGCATGGAGCTCGGCTGCGCCCACCCCATGGGACCGCTCCGGCTGCTCGACCTCATCGGCCTCGAGACCATCCAGGCGGTGGCCGAGTCGATGTACGAGGAGTTCAAGGAGCCCCTGTACGCACCGCCCGCGCTGCTGCGCCGCATGGTCGCGGCGGGCCATCTCGGCCGGAAGAGCGGACGTGGCTTCTACATCTACGACGCCTGA
- a CDS encoding SUKH-4 family immunity protein, with protein MQSNDTPLIPDAAWLEKRLGEGALWRPDEAGLPAELTDAQSREFLLTVGFPAVRLDVVGLDTRHVRDEGGLEPFDADEIYGNRYPDDDSPPEKFCFTVATRYDQHLMLEAADGGITHYDPNGWDHGEGWQGPAADSLPRLAVLLGLIAESSNALGSADEAVRAAAVTDLRERMADLDPDVDESAFWGEIFEDLG; from the coding sequence GTGCAAAGCAACGACACTCCGCTCATACCGGACGCGGCGTGGCTGGAGAAGCGACTGGGCGAAGGCGCGCTCTGGCGGCCGGACGAGGCTGGTCTGCCGGCCGAGCTGACCGACGCCCAGTCGAGGGAGTTCCTGCTCACGGTCGGTTTTCCGGCCGTCCGTCTCGACGTCGTAGGGCTCGACACCCGGCATGTACGGGACGAGGGCGGGCTGGAACCGTTCGACGCCGACGAGATCTACGGGAACCGCTACCCGGACGACGACTCGCCGCCCGAGAAGTTCTGCTTCACCGTGGCCACGCGGTACGACCAGCACCTGATGCTCGAAGCGGCGGACGGTGGCATCACCCACTACGACCCCAACGGGTGGGACCACGGGGAGGGGTGGCAGGGACCGGCCGCCGATTCGCTCCCTCGGCTGGCCGTGCTCCTCGGGCTGATCGCCGAATCGAGCAATGCCCTGGGATCGGCGGACGAGGCCGTACGGGCGGCCGCCGTCACGGATCTGCGGGAGCGCATGGCCGACCTGGACCCGGACGTGGACGAATCCGCGTTCTGGGGCGAGATCTTCGAGGATCTGGGCTAG
- a CDS encoding aminopeptidase P family protein: MILTDLYPADRLERAREAAADAGLGALLISPGADLRYLTGYQALPLERLTCLVLPVVGEPFLLVPELERPAALASPAGNLGIEITGWAETEDPYALIAARLPAGMARVGVDNHMWAEKTIAFRAVLPDTDQALAGEVLGRLRIRKTRAEAEALRRAGAAIDRVHARMGEWLRAGRTEREVGRDIAEAITAEGHVRTDFVIVGSGPHSASPHHELSDRVIQPGDPVVVDIGGTTEDGYCSDSTRDYVVGEPPAEYRRLYEVLLTAQRAQTDAVRPGITAEQLDAIGRDIITDAGFGPHFIHRTGHGIGLETHEEPYIVAGSALPLEPGMAFSVEPGIYLPDRFGARIEDIVICTDDGGERLNRTSRELVVLP, encoded by the coding sequence GTGATCCTCACCGATCTCTACCCCGCCGACCGTCTGGAGCGCGCCCGGGAGGCCGCCGCCGACGCGGGCCTGGGCGCGCTGCTGATCAGCCCTGGCGCCGACCTGCGCTACCTGACGGGTTACCAGGCCCTGCCCCTGGAACGGCTCACCTGCCTCGTACTCCCCGTGGTCGGCGAGCCCTTCCTCCTGGTGCCGGAGCTGGAGCGGCCCGCGGCGCTCGCGTCCCCGGCCGGGAACCTCGGCATCGAGATCACCGGATGGGCCGAGACCGAGGACCCGTATGCCCTCATCGCGGCCAGACTGCCCGCCGGTATGGCCCGGGTCGGCGTCGACAACCACATGTGGGCCGAGAAGACGATCGCCTTCCGCGCCGTACTGCCCGACACCGACCAGGCACTCGCCGGAGAGGTGCTCGGCCGGCTGCGGATCCGCAAGACCCGGGCCGAGGCCGAGGCGCTGCGCCGGGCGGGCGCGGCCATCGACCGGGTGCACGCCCGCATGGGCGAGTGGCTGCGCGCCGGGCGCACCGAACGCGAGGTCGGCCGGGACATCGCGGAAGCCATCACGGCCGAAGGCCATGTGCGGACCGACTTCGTCATCGTCGGCTCCGGACCCCACAGCGCCAGCCCCCACCATGAGCTGTCGGACCGGGTGATCCAGCCCGGTGACCCGGTGGTGGTCGACATCGGGGGGACCACCGAAGACGGCTACTGCTCCGACTCCACCCGCGACTACGTCGTCGGCGAGCCCCCGGCGGAGTACCGACGGCTGTACGAGGTGCTGTTGACCGCCCAGCGCGCCCAGACCGACGCGGTGCGGCCCGGTATCACCGCCGAGCAACTGGACGCGATCGGCCGGGACATCATCACGGACGCGGGCTTCGGGCCCCACTTCATCCACCGCACCGGCCACGGCATCGGGCTGGAAACCCACGAGGAGCCCTACATCGTGGCGGGTTCCGCCCTGCCGCTGGAGCCCGGCATGGCCTTCTCCGTCGAGCCGGGCATCTACCTTCCCGACCGGTTCGGAGCCCGCATCGAGGACATCGTCATCTGCACCGACGACGGCGGCGAACGCCTCAACCGCACCAGCCGTGAGCTGGTGGTGCTGCCGTGA
- a CDS encoding VOC family protein, whose protein sequence is MSEIKKFQVTFDCAEPERLARFWCEVLGYVIPPPPEGFTTWDDFNRTLPPEKQGSWFACSDPSGVGPRLYFQRVPEGKIVKNRVHLDVRVGTGLVGEERLATLEAECARLVALGATHVQTLYADGENESCIPMLDIEGNEFCID, encoded by the coding sequence ATGTCAGAGATCAAGAAGTTCCAAGTCACCTTCGACTGCGCAGAACCTGAGCGCCTCGCTCGCTTCTGGTGTGAAGTGTTGGGGTACGTCATACCGCCGCCGCCGGAGGGGTTCACCACCTGGGACGATTTCAACCGCACCCTGCCTCCTGAGAAGCAGGGATCATGGTTCGCCTGCAGTGATCCCTCAGGCGTGGGCCCGCGCCTGTACTTCCAGCGTGTCCCCGAAGGCAAGATCGTCAAGAATCGGGTGCATCTCGACGTCCGGGTCGGCACCGGGCTCGTGGGGGAGGAGCGCCTCGCCACGCTCGAAGCCGAGTGCGCACGACTGGTCGCGCTCGGCGCGACCCACGTGCAAACGCTGTACGCCGATGGGGAAAACGAGTCGTGCATCCCGATGCTGGACATCGAGGGCAACGAGTTCTGTATCGACTGA
- a CDS encoding VOC family protein → MSTIQPVILTADHDVLLGFYTKLFGAEEIFRVPAEGPVFYLGLRIGDTDLGLVAKANLGDDREASRILLSIGVDDVDETLGRVEALGGSVRSGPNDMPWGQRVAHISDPDGNPVNLTQPIPPQ, encoded by the coding sequence ATGTCCACCATCCAGCCAGTGATCTTGACTGCCGACCACGACGTCCTGCTCGGCTTCTATACGAAATTGTTCGGTGCGGAGGAGATCTTCCGGGTACCGGCGGAAGGCCCGGTCTTCTACCTCGGCTTGCGTATTGGCGACACCGACCTCGGGCTGGTGGCGAAGGCGAACCTGGGCGACGACCGGGAGGCGTCGCGGATCTTGCTCAGCATCGGTGTCGACGACGTCGATGAGACGCTCGGCCGGGTAGAGGCGCTGGGCGGCTCGGTCCGCAGCGGCCCCAACGACATGCCGTGGGGACAGCGCGTCGCCCACATCTCGGACCCCGACGGCAACCCGGTGAACCTCACCCAGCCGATCCCGCCTCAGTGA